A single genomic interval of Chrysemys picta bellii isolate R12L10 chromosome 8, ASM1138683v2, whole genome shotgun sequence harbors:
- the LOC135973165 gene encoding uncharacterized protein LOC135973165: MQSSPAVMAVQSGNRKRAPAWTDREVLDLIAVWGDESVLSELRSKRRNAKIYEKISKDMAERGYSRDATQCRVKIKELRQGYQKTKEANGRSGSHPQTSRFYEALHSILGAAATTTPPVTVDSEDGILSTAGSSDMLGDGEDEEGDEEGEAVGSSHNADFPDSQDLFITLTEIPYEASPAVTPDTESGEGSATPSATVSQPSLESHSQRLARIRRRKKRTREDMFSELMASSQAQAAQQTQWRENLTRMHQANMDREERWRQEDQQATQTLLGLLREQTDTLRRLVDVLQERRQEDRAPLQSISNRPPPPPSPIPTSPKVQRRRGGRVPAKSHSTPAESSSSRRLSFPKI, encoded by the exons atgcagagctctccagcagtgatggccgtgcagtctgggaatagaaagagagccccagcatggactgatcgtgaagtcttggatctcatcgctgtgtggggcgatgagtccgtgctttccgagctgcgatccaaaagaaggaatgcaaagatctacgagaagatctctaaagacatggcagagagaggatacagccgggatgcaacgcagtgccgcgtgaaaatcaaggagctgagacaaggctaccagaagaccaaagaggcaaacggacgctccggatcccatccccagacatcccgtttctacgaggcactgcattccatcctcggtgctgccgccaccactaccccaccagtgaccgtggactctgaggatgggatactgtccacggccggttcctcagacatgttaggggacggggaagatgaggaaggagatgaggagggcgaggcagtcggcagctctcacaacgctgatttccccgacagccaggatctcttcatcacccttacagagatcccctacgaagcgtccccagccgttaccccggacacagaatctggtgaaggatcagcca ccccgtctgcgactgtctcacaacctagcctggaatcacactcccagaggctagcgcggattaggcgtaggaagaagaggacacgggaggacatgttctctgagcttatggcctcttcccaagcccaggcagcacagcagacccagtggcgggagaacttgacccgaatgcaccaagccaacatggatcgggaggagaggtggcggcaggaagaccagcaggcgactcaaacgctgcttggactactgagggagcaaacggacacgctccggcgccttgtggatgttctgcaggaacggaggcaggaggacagagccccactgcagtccatctctaaccgccctcccccgccaccaagtcccatacccacctcacccaaagtgcaaagaaggagaggcggcagagtccctgctaagtctcactccacccctgcagagagctctagtagcagaaggctctcatttcccaaaatttga